The following proteins are co-located in the Hydrogenophaga sp. RAC07 genome:
- the cgtA gene encoding Obg family GTPase CgtA: MKFVDEATIDVAAGDGGNGCASFRHEKYKEFGGPDGGDGGRGGHVYAVADASLNTLVDFRFTRRFEAERGEHGKGSDMFGVKGGDIVLKMPVGTIIADAETGETLHELLQPGEQVTIAKGGDGGFGNMHYKSSTNRAPRQKTPGWAGEKRTLKLELKVLADVGLLGMPNAGKSTLISAISNARPKIADYPFTTLHPNLGVVRVAPEKSFVVADVPGLIEGASEGAGLGHQFLRHLQRTRLLLHMVDVAPFDEGVDPVVQAKAIIAELKKYDQKLYEKPRWLVLNKLDMVPLDEREAKVKDIVKRLKYKGPVFEISALTREGCEFLVQKVYEHIAKVHQATLAPVDIDPRFDTPLPS, encoded by the coding sequence ATGAAATTTGTGGATGAAGCCACCATCGATGTCGCTGCGGGCGATGGCGGCAACGGCTGCGCATCTTTCCGGCATGAGAAGTACAAGGAGTTCGGCGGCCCCGACGGTGGCGACGGCGGGCGCGGTGGGCATGTCTATGCTGTGGCGGACGCGAGCCTGAACACGCTGGTCGACTTCCGTTTCACGCGCCGCTTTGAAGCTGAGCGCGGCGAACACGGCAAGGGCTCCGACATGTTCGGTGTCAAGGGTGGTGACATCGTCTTGAAGATGCCGGTGGGCACCATCATTGCCGATGCCGAAACGGGTGAAACGCTGCACGAGTTGCTGCAGCCGGGCGAACAAGTGACCATTGCCAAAGGCGGCGATGGTGGCTTCGGCAACATGCATTACAAGAGTTCCACCAACCGGGCGCCTCGGCAGAAGACGCCGGGCTGGGCCGGTGAGAAACGCACCTTGAAGCTGGAACTCAAGGTGCTGGCCGACGTGGGTTTGCTCGGCATGCCGAACGCAGGCAAGTCCACCTTGATCTCTGCCATTTCGAACGCCCGCCCCAAGATCGCCGATTACCCGTTCACAACGTTGCATCCGAACCTCGGTGTGGTCCGGGTGGCGCCCGAAAAGAGCTTCGTGGTCGCCGACGTGCCGGGTTTGATCGAAGGTGCCTCCGAAGGGGCTGGACTGGGCCATCAGTTTCTGCGCCATCTGCAGCGCACCCGGTTGTTGCTGCACATGGTGGATGTTGCGCCGTTTGACGAAGGTGTTGATCCGGTCGTGCAGGCCAAGGCCATCATTGCAGAGCTCAAGAAGTACGACCAGAAGCTGTATGAAAAGCCGCGCTGGCTGGTGCTCAACAAGCTGGACATGGTGCCGCTCGACGAACGAGAGGCCAAAGTCAAGGACATCGTGAAACGTCTCAAGTACAAGGGACCTGTGTTCGAGATCTCGGCCCTAACGCGCGAAGGCTGCGAGTTTCTCGTGCAAAAGGTGTACGAGCACATCGCCAAGGTCCACCAGGCGACCCTGGCACCGGTGGACATCGATCCCCGGTTTGACACGCCCCTGCCCAGCTGA
- a CDS encoding RNA pyrophosphohydrolase, giving the protein MLDREGFRPNVGIILLNQRNQVFWGKRIRSHSWQFPQGGIDRGETPEQAMYRELHEEVGLMPEHVNIVARTRDWLRYEVPDRFIRRDARGHYKGQKQIWYLLRLVAQDWNLNLRATSHPEFDAWRWHDYWVPLDVVVEFKRGVYEMALTELSRYLPRSDHRNRYLRGGMRQRDDGDDMPSHLCAPMGLELPPGASFDPDPQSDERAVNSPFK; this is encoded by the coding sequence ATGCTTGACAGAGAAGGCTTCAGGCCCAATGTCGGCATCATTCTGCTCAACCAGCGAAACCAGGTGTTCTGGGGCAAACGCATCCGGTCCCACTCCTGGCAGTTTCCGCAAGGTGGCATCGACCGGGGCGAGACACCTGAGCAGGCGATGTACCGCGAGTTGCACGAGGAAGTGGGCCTCATGCCCGAGCACGTGAACATCGTGGCCCGCACGCGAGACTGGTTGCGCTACGAAGTGCCGGACCGCTTCATCCGCCGGGATGCGCGCGGTCATTACAAAGGACAGAAACAGATCTGGTACCTGCTGCGCCTGGTGGCGCAAGACTGGAACCTGAATCTGCGCGCCACCAGCCACCCGGAGTTCGATGCCTGGCGCTGGCACGATTACTGGGTGCCGCTGGATGTGGTGGTCGAGTTCAAACGCGGCGTCTATGAGATGGCGCTGACCGAACTCTCACGCTACCTGCCGCGTTCCGACCACCGCAACCGCTACCTGCGCGGTGGCATGCGACAACGCGACGACGGCGACGACATGCCTTCGCACCTGTGTGCCCCCATGGGGCTGGAACTGCCCCCGGGCGCCAGCTTTGACCCCGACCCCCAGAGCGATGAACGCGCTGTGAATTCCCCATTCAAATGA
- the rpmA gene encoding 50S ribosomal protein L27 yields MAQKKGGGSTRNGRDSKPKMLGVKAFGGELVSAGSIIVRQRGTKFHPGLNVGLGKDHTIFATVDGHVSFAVKGELNRQTVSITPV; encoded by the coding sequence ATGGCACAGAAAAAAGGCGGCGGCTCAACGCGAAACGGGCGCGATTCCAAGCCCAAGATGCTCGGCGTGAAAGCGTTCGGCGGCGAACTGGTCAGCGCAGGCTCGATCATCGTGCGTCAGCGCGGCACCAAGTTCCATCCCGGCCTCAACGTCGGCTTGGGCAAAGACCACACGATCTTTGCCACGGTGGACGGCCACGTGTCGTTCGCTGTGAAAGGCGAACTCAATCGCCAGACCGTCAGCATCACACCCGTTTGA
- a CDS encoding CNP1-like family protein: protein MIDLFRRFPKSMTSALAFSLIGTAPFFADAQTSYTDEKVWTEAAAAPPASFSTEALIPFEVMKASALTYGIDPNTLTVGEDGVVRYVMVARSSSGALNVLYQGIRCATAETKTYGRLNDKGTWNASPDADWKALSFRGPTRPAMILARQGVCEGRTVTGNVQKILAALKSDRIDNR from the coding sequence ATGATTGATTTGTTCCGACGCTTTCCGAAGTCGATGACGTCGGCTCTGGCTTTTTCCCTGATCGGCACCGCACCGTTTTTTGCAGACGCTCAGACGTCATACACGGACGAGAAGGTCTGGACCGAAGCGGCCGCCGCGCCACCCGCCTCGTTCAGCACCGAGGCGCTCATCCCCTTCGAAGTGATGAAGGCGTCGGCGCTGACCTATGGCATCGACCCCAACACCCTGACCGTGGGAGAAGACGGCGTCGTTCGTTATGTGATGGTGGCACGCAGCAGCAGCGGGGCACTCAATGTGCTGTACCAAGGCATCCGATGCGCGACTGCGGAAACCAAGACCTACGGACGATTGAACGACAAAGGCACCTGGAACGCCAGCCCCGACGCCGACTGGAAGGCGCTGTCTTTCAGGGGCCCCACCCGCCCGGCCATGATCCTCGCGCGGCAGGGTGTGTGCGAGGGCCGCACCGTCACGGGGAATGTCCAAAAGATCCTGGCGGCCTTGAAGAGCGACCGCATCGACAACCGCTGA
- the pilB gene encoding type IV-A pilus assembly ATPase PilB, which produces MALPGLGRALVSAGKLGQKAAEDLYRKAQSGRSSFIAELTGSGAVSAADLAHTMSAAFSAPLLDLDAIDVQRLPSGLLDAKICADYRIVVLSKRNNRLMVATADPADQQAAEKIKFATQMGVDWVIAEYDKLSKLVDAQTTSVAETMDNIIGGDFEFDEASTETVVTDANDKASEVDDAPVVKFLHKMLIDAFNMRASDLHFEPYEHTYRVRFRVDGELREIASPPIAIKDKLASRIKVISRMDISEKRVPQDGRMKLKIGPDRVIDFRVSTLPTLFGEKIVIRILDPSSAKVGIDALGYEPEEKERLMAAIGRPYGMVLVTGPTGSGKTVSLYTCLNILNKPGINISTAEDPSEINLPGVNQVNVNEKAGLTFAAALKAFLRQDPDVIMVGEIRDLETADISIKAAQTGHMVLSTLHTNDAPTTLTRMMNMGIPTFNIASSVILITAQRLARRLCGVCKATLDVPRKALVDAGFKADDLDGTWTPYRPVGCSACNNGYKGRVGIYQVMPISEEIQRIILRGGSALDIAQQASKEGVRTLRESGLLKVKLGLTSLEEVLSVTNE; this is translated from the coding sequence ATGGCCCTGCCGGGCCTGGGCCGTGCATTGGTGTCGGCTGGCAAGCTCGGGCAAAAGGCCGCAGAAGACCTCTACCGCAAAGCCCAGAGTGGCCGCTCAAGCTTCATCGCTGAATTGACGGGTTCAGGCGCCGTCTCCGCTGCAGACCTCGCGCACACCATGTCGGCGGCGTTCTCCGCCCCACTGCTGGACCTGGATGCGATCGATGTGCAGCGTTTGCCCAGTGGCCTGCTGGACGCAAAAATCTGCGCCGACTACCGCATCGTCGTTCTGAGCAAGCGCAACAACCGCCTGATGGTGGCCACGGCGGACCCTGCCGATCAACAGGCGGCGGAAAAGATCAAGTTCGCCACGCAAATGGGCGTGGATTGGGTGATTGCCGAATACGACAAGCTCAGCAAGCTGGTGGATGCGCAAACCACCAGCGTCGCGGAGACCATGGACAACATCATCGGAGGCGACTTCGAATTCGATGAAGCGTCCACCGAAACCGTGGTCACGGACGCGAACGACAAGGCTTCCGAGGTCGACGACGCGCCGGTGGTCAAGTTCCTTCACAAGATGCTGATCGACGCGTTCAACATGCGCGCCTCCGACCTGCATTTTGAGCCCTACGAACACACCTACCGTGTGCGTTTCCGGGTGGACGGCGAACTCCGCGAGATCGCCTCGCCCCCGATCGCCATCAAGGACAAGCTGGCCTCGCGCATCAAGGTGATCTCCCGCATGGACATCTCCGAGAAACGCGTGCCGCAAGACGGTCGGATGAAGCTCAAGATCGGACCGGACCGGGTGATCGACTTCCGGGTGAGCACCCTGCCCACGCTCTTCGGCGAGAAGATCGTGATTCGTATCCTGGATCCCAGCAGTGCCAAGGTGGGCATCGATGCGCTGGGCTACGAACCGGAAGAGAAAGAGCGGTTGATGGCCGCGATCGGCCGCCCCTATGGCATGGTGCTGGTGACCGGGCCCACGGGTTCAGGCAAGACCGTGTCGCTCTACACCTGCCTCAACATCCTGAACAAACCCGGGATCAACATCTCGACGGCAGAAGATCCCTCGGAGATCAATTTGCCCGGGGTGAACCAGGTCAACGTGAACGAGAAGGCCGGCCTGACTTTCGCGGCTGCTCTGAAGGCTTTCCTGCGGCAGGATCCCGACGTGATCATGGTCGGTGAGATTCGCGACCTGGAGACAGCAGACATCTCCATCAAGGCCGCACAAACCGGCCACATGGTGTTGTCGACGCTGCACACCAACGATGCACCGACCACGCTGACACGCATGATGAACATGGGCATTCCCACGTTCAACATTGCGTCCAGTGTGATCCTGATCACTGCGCAGCGACTGGCTCGCCGCCTGTGCGGTGTTTGCAAGGCCACCCTGGATGTGCCCCGCAAGGCTTTGGTGGATGCGGGTTTCAAGGCAGACGACCTTGACGGCACCTGGACGCCCTACCGTCCCGTGGGCTGCTCGGCATGCAACAACGGCTACAAGGGGCGCGTCGGTATTTACCAGGTGATGCCGATCTCCGAAGAAATTCAACGCATCATCCTGCGCGGCGGCAGCGCGCTGGACATCGCCCAACAGGCCAGCAAGGAAGGCGTTCGCACATTGCGCGAATCCGGACTGCTCAAGGTGAAGCTGGGCCTGACTTCACTGGAAGAAGTGCTCAGCGTCACCAACGAATGA
- a CDS encoding proline--tRNA ligase, with protein MKASQFFISTQKEAPADAEVVSHQLMTRAGMIKKLGAGIYSYMPMGLRVIQKVEAIVREEMNRAGAVELTMPVIQPAELWQETGRFEKMGPELLRIKDRHDRDFIVQPTSEEVVTDIARQELRSYKQLPKNFYQIQTKFRDERRPRFGLMRGREFIMKDAYSFDRDEAAAKASYQVMAAAYRRIFDRFGLRYRAVAADSGAIGGDLSEEFQVIAATGEDAIVYCPNSDYAANMEKAESAAPSASRPAAANAMTRTPTPGKSTCADVAALLGVPLATTVKSLVLATDTLNEAGEDAQSQVWLLLLRGDHDMNEVKVNKVPGLNAGFRFASIPEIEEHFGCRPGYLGPIGLKKPVKLVVDREVAVMADWICGANEPDFHMTGVNWSRDLPEPDLVADLRNVVEGDASPDGQGQLAIERGIEVGHVFYLGTKYSKAMSATFLGEDGKPAHFEMGCYGIGITRLPAAAIEQNHDERGIIWPDALAPFTVVVCPIGMDRSPEVKAAAEQLHADLLAAGVDVILDDRGERPGAMFADWELIGVPHRVTIGDRGLKTGQVEYQHRRDAAATQVALADVLALLKGKLGA; from the coding sequence ATGAAAGCCTCCCAGTTCTTCATCTCGACCCAGAAGGAAGCCCCTGCCGACGCCGAAGTGGTGAGCCACCAGCTCATGACACGCGCCGGCATGATCAAGAAACTCGGCGCCGGCATTTACAGCTACATGCCCATGGGCTTGCGCGTGATCCAGAAGGTGGAAGCCATCGTGCGCGAGGAGATGAACCGCGCCGGCGCGGTGGAGCTCACCATGCCGGTGATCCAGCCGGCCGAGCTGTGGCAGGAGACGGGCCGGTTCGAGAAGATGGGCCCGGAGTTGCTGCGCATCAAGGACCGGCACGACCGCGACTTCATCGTGCAGCCCACCAGTGAAGAGGTGGTGACCGACATCGCGCGTCAGGAACTGCGCAGCTACAAACAGCTGCCGAAAAATTTCTACCAGATACAGACCAAGTTTCGCGACGAGCGCCGGCCGCGTTTCGGTCTGATGCGCGGGCGTGAATTCATCATGAAGGACGCCTACAGCTTCGACCGCGACGAAGCGGCGGCCAAGGCGAGCTACCAGGTGATGGCCGCGGCCTACCGCCGCATCTTCGACCGCTTTGGTTTGCGCTACCGCGCTGTGGCGGCCGACAGCGGTGCCATCGGCGGTGACCTGAGCGAAGAGTTCCAGGTGATCGCGGCCACGGGCGAAGACGCCATCGTGTACTGCCCGAACAGCGACTACGCGGCCAACATGGAAAAGGCCGAATCGGCGGCGCCCAGCGCGTCGCGCCCTGCGGCGGCCAACGCCATGACCAGGACGCCCACACCGGGCAAGAGCACCTGCGCCGATGTGGCCGCGCTGCTGGGCGTGCCCCTTGCGACCACGGTGAAGTCGCTGGTGCTGGCCACCGACACGCTCAACGAAGCGGGTGAGGACGCGCAGAGCCAGGTGTGGCTGCTGCTGCTGCGCGGCGACCACGACATGAACGAGGTCAAGGTGAACAAGGTGCCGGGGCTGAACGCCGGTTTCCGTTTCGCCAGCATTCCCGAGATCGAAGAACACTTCGGCTGCCGCCCCGGGTACCTGGGCCCGATCGGCTTGAAGAAACCGGTGAAGCTGGTGGTGGACCGCGAAGTGGCCGTGATGGCCGACTGGATCTGTGGCGCCAACGAGCCCGACTTCCACATGACCGGTGTGAACTGGAGCCGTGATCTGCCGGAGCCCGATCTGGTGGCCGACCTGCGCAACGTGGTGGAGGGCGACGCATCGCCCGACGGTCAGGGCCAGCTCGCCATCGAGCGTGGCATCGAGGTGGGCCACGTGTTCTACCTGGGCACCAAATACAGCAAGGCAATGAGCGCCACCTTCCTCGGTGAAGACGGCAAACCCGCGCACTTCGAGATGGGTTGTTACGGCATCGGCATCACGCGCCTGCCGGCCGCAGCCATTGAGCAAAACCACGACGAACGCGGCATCATCTGGCCCGACGCTCTGGCGCCATTCACGGTGGTGGTGTGTCCCATCGGCATGGACCGCAGCCCCGAGGTGAAGGCCGCAGCCGAACAACTGCACGCCGATCTGCTGGCGGCCGGCGTCGATGTCATCCTGGACGACCGGGGCGAGCGCCCGGGCGCCATGTTCGCCGACTGGGAACTCATCGGTGTGCCGCACCGCGTGACCATCGGCGACCGGGGCTTGAAGACCGGGCAGGTGGAGTACCAGCACCGCCGCGATGCCGCCGCCACGCAGGTGGCCCTGGCCGACGTGCTTGCCTTGCTGAAGGGCAAGCTCGGCGCATGA
- the proB gene encoding glutamate 5-kinase, with amino-acid sequence MLLADNTGLAPLRASGPLKTARRIVVKVGSSLVTNEGRGLDEEAIGQWSEQLAALVKDGRELIMVSSGAVAEGMKRLGWTVRPKEINELQAAAAVGQMGLVQMYETKLREHGVGSAQVLLTHADLADRERYLNARSTLLTLLQLGVVPVINENDTVVNDEIKFGDNDTLGALVANLVEADVLVILTDQKGLYTADPRRDPAAQFVHEARAGDPQLETMAGGAGSGIGKGGMITKILAAKRAAGSGASTVIAWGREPQVLIRLCEGEAIGTCLVANTPKNQARKRWMSDHLQLRGAVLVDDGAVGKIVGEGKSLLPIGMTSVEGDFSRGDVIAVRDGRGVEVARGLANYASSEARLLCRKSSADFERLLGYAAEPEMIHRDNLVLARV; translated from the coding sequence ATGCTCCTTGCAGACAACACGGGTTTGGCGCCGTTGCGCGCCAGCGGTCCACTGAAAACGGCGCGCCGCATTGTGGTCAAGGTCGGTTCTTCGCTCGTGACCAACGAGGGTCGAGGTCTCGACGAGGAGGCGATTGGCCAGTGGAGCGAGCAACTCGCGGCCCTGGTCAAGGACGGTCGGGAGCTCATCATGGTGAGCAGTGGCGCGGTGGCCGAAGGCATGAAGCGCCTGGGCTGGACGGTGCGCCCCAAGGAGATCAACGAGCTGCAAGCCGCTGCCGCCGTCGGGCAGATGGGACTGGTCCAGATGTACGAGACCAAGCTGCGCGAGCACGGTGTGGGCAGCGCGCAGGTGCTGCTCACCCACGCCGATCTGGCCGACCGCGAACGCTATTTGAATGCCCGCTCAACCCTGCTGACTTTGCTGCAGCTGGGCGTGGTGCCGGTGATCAACGAGAACGACACGGTCGTCAACGACGAAATCAAGTTCGGTGACAACGACACCTTGGGCGCCCTCGTGGCCAACCTGGTGGAAGCCGATGTGCTCGTGATCCTCACGGACCAAAAGGGTCTGTACACGGCCGACCCGCGGCGTGATCCTGCTGCGCAATTCGTCCATGAAGCGCGTGCGGGGGACCCTCAGCTCGAAACCATGGCCGGTGGTGCGGGCAGCGGCATCGGCAAGGGCGGCATGATCACCAAGATCCTGGCGGCCAAGCGCGCGGCCGGGTCGGGCGCATCGACCGTGATCGCCTGGGGGCGCGAGCCGCAGGTGTTGATCCGCTTGTGCGAAGGCGAGGCCATCGGCACTTGCCTGGTGGCCAACACGCCGAAGAACCAGGCGCGCAAACGCTGGATGTCGGATCACTTGCAGCTGCGTGGTGCGGTGTTGGTCGATGACGGTGCTGTGGGCAAGATCGTGGGCGAGGGCAAGAGCCTGCTGCCGATCGGCATGACCAGCGTGGAAGGCGATTTCTCGCGTGGCGACGTGATCGCTGTGCGCGATGGTCGCGGCGTTGAAGTGGCGCGTGGGCTGGCGAACTACGCCAGTTCGGAAGCCCGACTGCTGTGTCGCAAATCGTCGGCAGACTTCGAGCGCTTGCTTGGTTATGCCGCAGAGCCCGAAATGATCCACCGCGACAACCTGGTGCTGGCGCGCGTCTGA
- a CDS encoding lytic transglycosylase domain-containing protein, whose translation MKPMAWSRRDCLLGAASLGLGTWPTWGHAGGQLEEPLADSVRGALSAAIANSAPPVPEFADMEKRLAYLRWLGTSSDRLQRRKADFQTRIEFLQTVWYETRRAGLDTTMVLGLIQVESAFRKFAISRVGARGYMQIMPFWSRLIGDGDPSRLFNMQTNLRFGCVILRHYLDRERGDTFMALGRYNGSRGRAEYPNAVYAAAKNWTHPDA comes from the coding sequence ATGAAGCCCATGGCCTGGTCGCGCCGCGACTGTCTGCTGGGGGCAGCGTCGCTGGGTCTGGGCACCTGGCCCACCTGGGGGCACGCAGGAGGTCAGCTCGAGGAACCTTTGGCCGACTCCGTGCGCGGTGCGCTGAGCGCCGCCATTGCCAACAGCGCGCCGCCGGTGCCCGAGTTTGCCGACATGGAAAAGCGCCTGGCCTACCTGCGCTGGCTGGGCACCAGCAGCGACCGGCTGCAGCGCCGCAAGGCCGACTTTCAAACGCGCATCGAGTTCCTGCAGACCGTCTGGTACGAAACGCGTCGCGCTGGCCTGGACACCACCATGGTGCTCGGTTTGATCCAGGTGGAGAGTGCTTTCCGCAAGTTCGCCATCTCGCGCGTGGGTGCGCGCGGCTACATGCAGATCATGCCGTTCTGGTCGCGCCTCATCGGCGACGGTGACCCGAGCCGACTCTTCAACATGCAGACCAACCTGCGTTTTGGCTGCGTGATCCTGCGCCACTACCTCGACCGCGAGCGCGGCGACACCTTCATGGCGCTGGGCCGTTACAACGGCAGCCGCGGCAGGGCCGAGTACCCGAATGCGGTGTACGCAGCCGCCAAGAACTGGACGCACCCAGACGCCTGA
- the lysS gene encoding lysine--tRNA ligase yields the protein MTQAHTTDSSAPAHDDNQLIAERREKLKAMREAQQRGEGVAFPNDFKPTDKAAGLFAVHSETTKEVLEANPVRACVAGRMMLKRVMGKASFATLQDASFGPSGGRIQIYLNNDSVGEALHNAFKHWDLGDIVAAEGVLFRTRTGELTIHADSVRLITKSLRPLPDKFHGIADQEIKYRQRYVDLMTDESARQRFVNRSRGITSLRGFMVSHGFLEVETPMLHPIPGGANAKPFKTHHNALDQEMFLRIAPELYLKRLLVGGFDRVFEINRNFRNEGISVRHNPEFTMMEFYAAYWNYQDLMSFTEELIRHVVREVRGDVPLTYQGQPVDVSSPFERLTIRQAILKHTEAGDNVDSMEWLLNQLKKLGLSEAKHQLSTRSLASLQVMYFEEKVEDKLWNPTFIMDHPTEISPLARANDANPEVTERFELYITGREFGNAFSELNDAEDQAARFHGQVSAKDGGDDEAMHFDADYIRALEYGMPPAGGCGIGIDRLMMLLTDSASIRDVILFPALRREH from the coding sequence ATGACCCAAGCCCACACAACCGACTCCAGCGCTCCGGCGCACGACGACAACCAGCTGATCGCGGAGCGCCGCGAGAAGCTCAAGGCGATGCGCGAAGCGCAGCAGCGGGGCGAGGGCGTGGCTTTTCCGAACGACTTCAAGCCCACCGACAAGGCGGCCGGGTTGTTCGCGGTGCACAGCGAGACCACCAAGGAAGTGCTCGAGGCCAACCCGGTGCGCGCGTGCGTGGCTGGTCGCATGATGCTCAAGCGCGTGATGGGCAAGGCCAGCTTTGCCACGCTGCAGGACGCCTCGTTCGGCCCCAGCGGAGGCCGCATCCAGATCTACCTGAACAACGACAGCGTGGGCGAGGCCCTGCACAACGCGTTCAAACACTGGGATCTGGGCGACATCGTGGCGGCCGAGGGCGTGCTGTTCCGCACCCGTACCGGTGAGCTCACGATCCACGCCGACAGCGTTCGCCTCATCACCAAGAGCCTGCGTCCGCTGCCCGACAAGTTCCACGGCATCGCCGATCAGGAAATCAAGTACCGCCAGCGTTACGTGGACCTCATGACCGACGAGAGCGCGCGCCAGCGCTTCGTCAACCGCAGCCGTGGCATCACCAGCCTGCGTGGTTTCATGGTCAGCCACGGGTTCCTCGAAGTCGAGACGCCGATGCTGCACCCGATCCCGGGGGGCGCCAACGCCAAGCCGTTCAAGACGCACCACAACGCGCTCGACCAGGAAATGTTCCTGCGCATCGCGCCCGAGCTCTACCTCAAGCGCTTGCTGGTCGGTGGTTTCGATCGCGTGTTCGAGATCAACCGCAACTTCCGCAACGAAGGCATCAGCGTTCGCCACAACCCCGAGTTCACCATGATGGAGTTCTACGCGGCGTACTGGAATTACCAGGACCTGATGAGCTTCACCGAAGAACTCATTCGCCACGTGGTGCGCGAAGTGCGCGGCGATGTGCCGCTGACCTACCAGGGCCAGCCGGTGGATGTGAGCTCGCCGTTCGAGCGGCTCACCATTCGCCAGGCCATCCTCAAGCACACCGAGGCGGGCGACAACGTGGACAGCATGGAGTGGTTGTTGAACCAGCTGAAGAAGCTGGGTCTGAGCGAGGCCAAACACCAGCTCTCCACGCGCAGTCTGGCCAGCCTGCAGGTGATGTACTTTGAAGAGAAGGTCGAGGACAAGCTCTGGAACCCGACCTTCATCATGGACCACCCCACCGAGATTTCCCCGCTGGCGCGCGCCAACGATGCGAATCCCGAGGTCACCGAGCGCTTTGAGCTCTACATCACCGGCCGCGAGTTCGGCAACGCGTTCTCGGAGCTCAACGACGCCGAAGACCAGGCCGCACGCTTTCATGGGCAGGTGTCGGCCAAGGACGGTGGCGACGACGAGGCCATGCACTTCGACGCCGACTACATCCGCGCGCTCGAATACGGCATGCCGCCGGCCGGTGGCTGTGGCATCGGCATTGACCGTTTGATGATGTTGCTGACCGACAGCGCCAGCATCCGCGACGTGATCTTGTTCCCCGCGCTGAGACGCGAGCACTGA
- a CDS encoding polyprenyl synthetase family protein, with product MARVDEVIHERLTTEVPLVREVAQYIISAGGKRLRPALLLMLSGAIESQSPHRHTLAAVVEFIHTATLLHDDVVDESTLRRGRETANERFGNAASVLVGDFLYSRAFQMMVDVNDMRVMQVLSDATNVIAEGEVLQLMNMHDASIDEAAYLRIIRSKTAKLFEASARLAAILAKADGPTEALCASYGQALGTAFQVIDDVLDYEGSAEELGKNLGDDLREGKVTLPIICALRTASDAQKLLIRQAIEEGDVAHLDDIRSIILDTGALKEARASADAEAQRAIDAAKQLPDNAYSAALLQLASDLLGRRS from the coding sequence ATGGCCCGGGTCGATGAGGTGATCCACGAACGGCTCACCACGGAAGTGCCGCTGGTCAGGGAAGTGGCGCAGTACATCATCTCGGCCGGGGGCAAGCGCTTGCGTCCAGCCTTGCTGCTGATGCTGAGCGGAGCCATCGAAAGCCAGAGCCCCCACCGGCACACGCTGGCGGCGGTGGTGGAATTCATTCACACAGCCACGCTGTTGCACGACGATGTGGTGGACGAGTCCACACTTCGCCGGGGGCGGGAAACGGCCAACGAACGGTTTGGCAACGCCGCGAGCGTGCTCGTGGGGGACTTCCTCTACTCGAGGGCGTTCCAGATGATGGTGGACGTGAATGACATGCGGGTCATGCAGGTGCTCTCCGACGCAACCAACGTGATCGCCGAGGGTGAGGTGCTTCAGCTCATGAACATGCACGACGCCTCCATCGACGAAGCGGCGTATTTGCGGATCATCCGGTCCAAGACGGCGAAGTTGTTCGAAGCCAGCGCCCGGCTTGCAGCAATTCTGGCGAAGGCCGATGGGCCCACAGAGGCTTTGTGCGCCAGCTATGGTCAGGCTCTCGGGACCGCCTTCCAGGTGATCGACGACGTGCTTGACTACGAAGGCAGCGCCGAGGAGTTGGGCAAGAACCTGGGCGACGACTTGCGAGAGGGCAAGGTCACCTTGCCCATCATTTGCGCGCTGCGAACGGCGTCAGATGCGCAGAAGCTGCTGATCAGACAAGCCATCGAGGAGGGCGATGTGGCCCATCTTGACGACATCCGCTCCATCATTCTCGACACCGGCGCACTGAAGGAAGCCCGTGCCAGCGCCGATGCCGAGGCGCAGCGCGCGATCGACGCTGCAAAGCAGCTCCCCGACAATGCCTACAGCGCCGCCTTGCTACAATTGGCGTCGGATTTGTTGGGGCGCCGCTCCTGA
- the rplU gene encoding 50S ribosomal protein L21, with product MYAVIKTGGKQYRVAAGEKIKVEQIAADVGQEIVFDQVLAVGNGTEIKIGTPLVSGATVTVTVLAHGRHDKVHIFKMRRRKHYQKRQGHRQNFTELQISSIAG from the coding sequence ATGTACGCGGTCATAAAAACCGGTGGCAAACAGTATCGTGTTGCTGCTGGCGAAAAAATTAAAGTAGAACAGATTGCTGCGGATGTGGGCCAAGAGATCGTGTTTGACCAGGTTCTGGCTGTCGGCAACGGCACCGAGATCAAGATCGGCACTCCCTTGGTTTCCGGCGCAACAGTAACGGTCACAGTGTTGGCCCATGGCAGACACGACAAAGTGCACATCTTCAAGATGCGCCGGCGCAAGCACTACCAGAAGCGCCAAGGTCACCGTCAAAATTTCACCGAACTGCAGATCTCGTCGATCGCAGGCTGA